The Pseudomonas sp. TH06 genome contains the following window.
CGGGCTGCTCATCAGGTTATCGAGGGCATCGAGACCGTCGTCGAGGGTCAGGGCCATTTCGTAGCCTTCCTCGCCGACCACGGTCAGCGAAGTGCCGTCCGCCGTGCCGTACGGCCAGACCCAGACGCGTGGCTTTTTACCGGTGACCTTGCGGATCTTCTCCGAGATGTTGTTCACGTCGGTGCGAATCCGCGCCTGGAAATCGGCCTCGGATTCGTAGCGTTTGGTCACTGGGTCGTAGCGCCGGGTCGCAGCGGCGGGCTGCATGTTGCCCTGCGGGTTGGCGAGGATGCCTTTGTGGTTGGCGTCGGTGTGGGCAGCGATTTCCACCAGCCCGGATTGCGAGATTTCACGCACCTGATCCCAGGTCAGGAAGTCGGAACGCGCACGCGGGGCACCGGCGAAATCCACCGGTTGATTCAGTGGCGTGTCGATCCAGGTGCCAACTGGCGCCAGCAACGCGTGCCAGTTGTAGGCGCGCAAAACCGGCAGCACACGGGTATAGAAGCTCGAATAGCCATCGTCGAAGCTGAGCAGAATGGCTTTCGCCGGCAGCTCCGGGCCACCCTTGCGCGCCGCCATGATCTGGTCGACTGTCACCGGTTTGTAGCCATTTTCACGCAGCCAGGCGAGTTGCTCGATCATGCGCTCGGTGCGCACCGCCACCACGGCCTGATCGGGGTCGCGGTCTTCGACGTCGTGATAGGCAATCCCGAGCACGTGATTTTTCGGCCACGGTTTTTCACTGGCCGCCAGCGGACGCTCGGACGGCGGCGCGAAGGCCGGAGCTTGCTGGGCGCAGGCGCTGACCAGCAGCACTCCCAGCAGAAGGATGAAACGCGAAATCAAAGGCATCTTCAAACTCTTCTAGAAGCGGAAAGTGAGGTCGACGAGCAGACGCAGATCGGTCTCCCGATCACCGTCGTAGGGCCGGTTGATCACACTGAACAAACCGCCCACCTCGAACACGTCGTTCCAGGCATAACGCTGGCCGTAGCCGAGCAGCGCCATGCCGCCGGTGCCGTGATCACGCTGGCTGTACGTCCCCGCGCCGGCCTGGAACTGCTGGCTCCAGGAAGTCTCGTAGCGGTGGTAAAGCACGTGATTGACGTTGACCAGCGGCATCACGCTGAAGTCGGATTTGGGGTTGAAGTACGGCACGTCATCGGACTTGGAGTTGTGGCTGGTGCCGACTTCCAGACCCGCATCAACCTGCACGTTCGGCGCGCTGTAGACGCCCTCGCGACCGGTGAGCAAAGCTTCGACGCGGTTGTTGCCGTCGCTGAAGTGCGACGGGCTCACCGACAGTTTCCACTCGCGGCTCTCGTTGGCGCGCCAGCGGATGAAACCACTGCCGCCGTTGGCCTTGATGTCGCTGTTGAGCGCGCGCAACGGTGTCTCGGCCGACAGATATTCGAGGCTGCCGCCGTACTGCCAGTTGTCATTGATATCGCGGGCGATCGCCAGGCGCGCGCCCTGCTTGTCGCCGTAGCCGTAGGAGTGGTTGGAGACTTCGGCTTCAAGGGTCATGTCACGGGTACGACGTTCCAGACCGACACGCTGGAAACGATGGTTGCCAGTGCCTTCGGCAAAATCGCCAGTGGCATAACCGGCACCGGCGAATACGCGCCAGTCTTCATCAATCGGCGGACTGTACAACGTTGTCTGGATACCGAAATCGCGGCTGCCGCTGACTGCTCCGGCATTGCCGCTGCCACCACCGTTTGCCTTGCCGCCGTAGGCTTCGACGCGCAGCTCGGACATGTCATGCACTTCGCGCTCACGGGCCAGACGCTGTACTTGGCGGTTATCCGGATAACGTGCGACGACGTCGTCGGTCAGCGCATCCATTTGCCGCCATTCCTGCAATTCCATGGCCGTGTGAGCCTGGCCAATTTCCAGACCCATGTCGCGCGGCACCATGCTCTCGGTTTCCTTGAGCTGCATTTCGGCGCGGCGCGGCCAGTTGCGAGCCAGGTACAAGTCGGCCTGAGCCAGACGCAACCCGACGTTACCCGGCGCCTGATCGACCAAGGTCTGCAAACGCTCCTCACCGTGGGGCAAGTCGGAGCCATAGGTGCCGGCCTGCGCCGCCAGTTGCTGGGCGTCCATCCATTCATCGTTGGGGTTGCCGATGGGCAAACCTTTGAGTTCGATGCGCGGGCGTTGGGACTTGGCCAGGTCTTCGGCGACTTTGCGCGCCTCGTCGGCACGGTCGCTTTCCAGCAACGAGTAGTACAGCGCGGTGGTGTCTTCGAGGCGGTCGCCAACATCGGCGTCTGGCGCCGACAGCACTTGGCGATAGAGATCGGTGGCGATTTCCGGCTGACGCTGATCCAGATACGACGCTGCAACCCAGCGCAGGGCATAAGTCGGAATCTTCACGCCTTCGGCTTGCAGCTTCTGGTATTCAGTGATGACGTCAGCCGTGCGTGCGCGGGCCTTGAGCGCGCCCATGCGGTCGATGCGCCAGCGAATTACATCATCGTGAGCCGTCGCATCAGGCGTCCAGGTGGCGAGCAGTTTGTCGTAATCGGCCAGTGCACGGTCGGCGATGACGTAGCGTTCTTTTTCACTGCGGGTGGCGTATTCAGCGAGGCGTACGCGCTCGGCCGCCAGATCGCCTTCGAGGCGGCGCAAGGTGACCGGATCGATCAGACCCGGACGTTGATTGGCCAAGCGCAGCGCCGGCTCGGGCAGACGCGCCTTTTGCAGGGCGACCACGTATTCGCGGGCGACTTCCGGTTTAGTGCCGGCGCGCTTGAAGGCCTGATCGTATTCGAACAGGGCATCGTAGGGTTTGTTATCGCGGGTCAGCGCATAGCCCAGTGCGAGACGGCGCGAAGGATCATCGGGTTTGGCCGCCACCAGCGCTTTGGCGCGGGTCACCGCTTCGTCGGGTTTGCCGGCGTCAGCCTGAGTCAGGGCCAGGCCCAGTTGCAGGTCGGCGTTATCCGGCTCCAGGGCCAGCGCCTTGTTGTAGACCTGAGTGGCCTGGTCCCAACGCTTGAGGTTGCGATAGGCGCGCGCCGTGGCGGTCAGCGCCTGAACCGGCAGGACTCGGTCGCGGCCTTGGGTTTCATAGACCTGCACCACTTCGGCGTCGAGCCCGGCCCAACTGGCAATCTGCAGGTGATCACTGATCTGACCGGTGGTCGACTGACCCGGCGGCACCTGACGCAACACATTCAGCGCAGGCGCGGTTTGTCCGGCACGGGCGTCGCGCACCATCTGATCGTAGGGTGTGTCGGCAAACGCCAGTGCCGGCCAGAGCAACTGGCTGCACAGCGCGACTCGAAACAAAGGGCGTAAACCACGATGTAATACGGGAACATCAATACGCGGCATTCGTCAGCATCCTTACATGGCCAGCCGGGTCGCAATGCCCTCCTTGCCCATTCGTAACGGTGGCCGGGACAGACAACATCTCGGCCAAGCTTAGTCAGGCAGTCTTGCATGCAAGCGTAGACCAGTATTCAGAACACAATAATTGTTCAGAATCGTGGAGGCGGCTCAGCCGAAGCAGCGAAAACCCGAACGCCAGACAGCAAAACGCCCGGCGTCTGCGCAATACAGAGGCCGGGCGTAGCTATTTAGAACGCAGGATTACTGCACTTGCGTGACGCCTGCGAACTTGCTCATCAGAAAACCGACGAACTGCTCAACGGTCATTTTCTGGCCGTTGAATTCCACCTGATTGGCGGCGTAATGCAGCTTGGTCACGACGTTGGTACCGTCGACGACGGCCAACTGCGAACCGACCGCCATGCCGGCGAACATGTCGGCCGCTTCCTTGGACTGATCGACGATGGCTTTGGCGTCAGTCTGACCATCCAGTTGCGCCTGTACGCTGAGCAAATCGACCAGCATTGGCTTGGACACCTGGATATTCAGGTCCAGCAGCGCGATCAGTTGTTTGCCCAGTTGATCCGGCGGCAGATCCATCGATTGCGGTTTGGTCAGGTCAATGACCAGATTGGCCTTGCTCTCACCGTTGGCGGTGTTGAACGAGAGGTTTTCCAGTGCCACCTGCGGGCCGGCCGCCAGCAGTTTCTGCAGATCGGCTTTGACTTGCGCATTTTCAGCTTCGGTCAAATTCAGCTCAGGTGCCGGCAGGCCGGCGGCGGTAGCTTCGGCGGCAGCCTTTTCATACGGCTGCAATTTGGTCTGGTAGATCTGCATCAGCGACATCGTCGACGGGATGTCGAGGTTCTTCAGACTCACGGCCAGGTTTGCCGAACCGATTTTCTTGTCGTTGAGGCTGACTTCGCCAATCTTGTAGTCAGCACGACCGGATGCATTGCTGCCGTTTTCTTCGGTGAGGTTCTTCATTTCGAAGTTCTTCACGCCAAGCACCGATTGCTTGGTGCCGAAGGTGGTTTTGCTGTTGGTCAGCACCAGGGTGTTTTCGCCGGTGTAGTAGCCATAGCTGCTCTTGGCGAGGTTGCTGGCCAGGGTCAGACCGTTGAGTTCAACCTGTACCGGCGCCTGGTCTTCAGCCACAGTCACCAGTTTCAGGTTGTCCATGTAGCCGTCCGCCTTGACCTTCTGCGCTTTGGCGCTAGCGGAGATGTTCATCGTCAGGCCGGAGAATTTCAGGCTCGACTGCTCATCCAGTGCGGTTTCGAACGGCAGCAGATCGAGGGTGCTGGTGGTGGATTCGTCATAGCCGATGCTCGTCACGCCCTTGAGCGGCGCAGCTCCCTTGGTCGCCGCGAACCACTTCTCGGTGGCCGGGTTCTTTTCCAGCTCGTAGTTGCTGGTGGCCATGACCGGCAGCCATTTCAGCGAAACCAGACGCGAGAACGGCAGCGGGCCATGCTCGATGTGGTCAACGAACAGTAACTCGACCGGTTTGTCGCCGAACATCTCGCCTTCGCCCTTGAGGCGGTAGTGCGCGGTGCTGGTGAACGTGTGGCGTTCCAGCGACACCAGTTCCAGCGACGCAGTGCCGTTGGAGCCGGCCATGGCGGTTTGCAGCTCTTTGTTGGCATTGCTGACGGCGTTGTTCAGAACGCCTTCGATCTTGGTCCCGGTGTACCAGGCCCCGCCTGCGCTGATCGCGCCGATGGCAACAACAATTCCGAGAAGCACGCCTGCTGATTTATTCATGAATGACCTGATCGATTTCCGTGGCTGTGAGTGTGGTCGTCTTCCCTGAACCCGTGACCGGGTCGCGGCTCGACTCCGCTTGAATTAGCGGTGGAGATTAGCACTGGCGGCACGAGGCGGCCCAATGTTTAAAGGTGAAAGAGTGTCTATGGGGAGAGTGGACAGCTGACAGGCAGTGAGAGTTTCGCTGTTTTTGAAGACGCTATCGCGAGCAGGCTCACTCCTACAATTGGAATGCGTTCCCCTGTAGGAGTGAGCCTGCTCGCGATAGGGCCACTGGATTCGCAGAGGATCAGGAATACTGAACCTCAATCTCGTCGAGTTGATGATCAAAGCTTTTCAGCCTCGCGGTCCAGGTGTACACCAGCACTTCAAAATCCCGATCGATCACCGCCCCGCCCGGCCCATCCGCGCGCGGGTCGCAGAAATCCAGTTGATAACGCTCGCGGGCCATGGCCGTGGCAACGTCCGACAGTTCGCGGGCATTGTTCAACCAGTGCCAGCCTTCGTCGGCGATCTGTTTGTCGAGTTCCAGACACTGCTTTTTCAGCGCTTCGAGGCTTTTTTCCAGCGGCGTGCCGGTGAGTTCGCCCATGACTTCGGCGAAGGTGCGCCCGGGTTGCCAGTAGCTGCCCCAGAAATACCGGTCGAACACGGTTTCGACCCGACGCAGGGCGACTTTGGTGTCCCAGATCAGCACCAGGGTTTTACCCTGCTCAAGTTGTCTTTTCTTGACGCGCTGCACCTGAACCGAGGCCCACGCCACGACGACGATGGCCATGACCGCGATCAGCGCCGTCGCGCTGTCGAGGAACACCATCGCCTTGTCGATCTGATGGGCCAGCATGATGCCGTAGAAATAGGTGGCCGAGAGCAGCACCAGCGCTGCGAGGGCGCACCAGAAGCCGAGAGCGTAAGGGTTTTTCATTATTGGTTTCCCCTAGACCAGCGCTAGCAATGTGCGCTGGAAAGGTGCGTTGCTCGAGGCACCCTTCCAACACTTCAAAGCATAGCTACGGCGTCAGGGTTTGCTCGCGCTTGAAGCTTGCGTTCGTCCGCTTTCCCAGCCGCCGCCAAGAGCGAGGAACAAATCGATCTGGCTCATGGCAACTTGCGTGTTGGCAGCGGCCAGTTGCGCGGTGACATCGGTGTAGGTGCGGGTCGCTTGCAGGTCGGCGAGGAACGACTCGCGGCCGGCCTGGAAGAAGCGGTGAGTCTGGTCTGCAGCCAGTTTCGCCGATTGCTCGGCATCGGCCAGCGCATCGCGACGCTGCAGCAACGCCGTGTATTGGGCCAGGCCGGTCTGGGTTTCGCGAATGGCGTTAAGCACTACGCCATCGAAATGCGCGAGCGCGCCCTGTGTCGTCGCTTCTGCTTCGCGAATGCGCGCACGAGCGCCGTTGGTCGGGACTTTCCAACTCAGCGACGGGCCGAAGCCCCAGCGATTGGTCGACGGATCACCGAGGTCGTCGATGATGCCGACCGTGCCGATGGTCGCGCCGATGCTGATGTCCGGGTACAGCTCGCCGGTGGCGACACCGATCCCGGCGGTCGCGGCCGCCAGACGTCGTTCAGCCTGACGAATGTCCGGACGACGTTTGAGCAGCGCAGCACCATCACCGACCGGAACCAATTGAGCGATTTTCGGCAATTCGGCGCAGGTCGCGGTGCCGGCAGGCAGCTGATCGACTGGTTTTGCCAGCAACATCGACAGGCGGAACAGACCGGCCTGACGCGCCGCTTCATAACGCGGCATGTCGGCGCGCAGGGATTTGAATTGGGTTTGCGAGCGGGTGACCTGGGTTTCATCGCCGCGCCCGGCATCACGCAAACGCTGGATCAGCGTGGTGCCTTGCGATTGCAGATCAAGGGAGTGCTGGGCAATTTCCCGTTCTTCGTTGGCCGCGCAGACTTGCGTGTAGGCACGAACCACATCCGCCACCAACGTGATGCGTGCGGTATCAGCGGCGGCTTGTGTCGCGTCGGCATTGGCCTTTGCGCCTTCGATCCCGCGTTGCAGCGTGCCCCACAGGTCGAACTGGTACGACGCGCTGATGCCAATATCGCCGACATTGGCGATCGGGACTTTTTCCGGTAGCAAGAATGCCTGACCGGATTCCTGCAAACGCTGCGCGCCCATTTTCACGCCAGCGCTCCAGCCACCGGCCGCTTCGGCCTCATCGACCTGAGCACGGGCTCGTTGCAAGTTAGCCGCCGCAACGCGTAGATCGGTGTTCGAGGCCATGGCCTGCTGCACCAGTTGATCCAGTCGCGGATCTTTATACAGCCGCCACCAGTCCGCAGGCACCGGCGCTGACACTACAGGCTTACCGGCGACAGCCAGTTCGCCCTGAAAATCCTTGCGTTGAACCGCCGCATCCTCAGGCACGTGATAATCCGGCCCGACCATCTGACAAGCCGAGAGCATCACGCCCAACCCGGCGATCATCAGCGCCCTGTTCATTGCCCGGGCTCCTGCTTGCGATTGTCGACTGGCTGATCGTCGATGATCGACACCGTGGCCGTACGCCCGGCGATCATGCGGAAGTCTTCCGGCACGTCATCAAAGGCGATCCGCACCGGAATCCGCTGCGCCAGCCGTACCCAGCTGAACGCCGGGTTGACGTTCGGCAGCAAATTACTGCCGCTGGTGCGGTCACGGTCTTCGATACCGGCGACGATGCTTTCGACATGCCCGCGCAGCTTGGCTTTGTCGCCGATCACGCGGATATCCACCGATTGGCCGACATGAATGCCGTCGAGTTTGGTCTCTTCGAAATAACCGTCGATGTGAAACGAGTTGCTGTCGACCACCGACAACACCGGACGTCCGGCGGTGACGAACTCCTGCGGGCGCGGCGCACGGTCATTGACGTAGCCGTCCACCGGACTGCGGATCACCGAGCGGTCGAGGTTGAGCTGGGCGCTGTCCACGGTCACCAGCGCTTCGGCCAGCGCCGATTGCGCGCGGGCGACTTTCGACTGGCTTTCTTCGAGTTGCTCGGCCGGCACGAGGTTGCCGAGGCCACGGTTACGCTTGGCTTCACGCTGCGCCTGGGCGAGGGTTTCTTCGCGATCGGCGACGGCCGCTTTAGCCTGACGCAGGGCCAGTTTGAAACGGTCCTGATCGATGCTGAACAGCACCTGGCCGCGCTTGATCAACTGGTTGTCTTTCACTTCAACCTGCTGGATCAGACCGGACACGTCCGGGGCGATCTGGATGATGTCGGCACGAATATGGCCGTCACGGGTCCACGGCGCGAACATGTAATACATCACCATGCGCCAGACGAGGACAACGGCAAAAGTCACGATCAGCAGGGTCAGTACCACGCGACCGATGGTCAAAAACGGTTTTTTCATGTCATCAGGTATCGACTGAGTGAGTCCACGCCGTACAGCAGTACCGCGTAGAGGGCCACGTTGAACAATGCCCGGTGCCAGACCAGACGGTAAAAGTGCACGCGCGTCAGTACGGCATGCACCAACAAAAACAGCACATAAGTGATGCCCATCAACACCAGCAGGGTCGGCAGAAAAATGCCGCTGATGTCCAGATCACCGATCATAGGGGCGCTCCATCGGGCAGCGGTTCTTCGGGCTCGGCGCTGGAAACGAATTCAACGCCGGGCAGCAACGCCAGACGCAAACCGCTCAAGGCGTGCAACAGGTTTAGACGGGTTTCATCGTCGCCGTGGCCATTGAGGGCGCGGCGGGCGCGATCCATGGTCATCAGTAGCGCGGCAGGCGCCGGCAAACGTTCGCCGGCCTTGAGGCAGGCGCGAAAATACTCGCCGACTTCACTGACCACTTGCTGCAACAAAACGTTCGGTGCGCCGGTCACTCGCGGGGTGTAGGCGAGCAGGTCGAGCAGGTTCAAACCCACGCGCACTTCACGCATGGCGATGCCAGTGTCCTGGCCCGTCATCGCCAGCCGTGGCAAGTGCTGCATCAGACGGTCGAGCAACTGCACGCCCAGTTGCCGGTGTTCGGCAAGGTTGGCCGGCTCGGTCATGTGCACGATGTCCTTCCAGCTGAAACGGGTCAGGCGTTTGGCCGCCAGTTCGACGCCGAACGGGCGGGCGATCAAGGTCCAGATAAACGCGAACAGCAAGCCCATGGGGCCGGCCAGGTTGGAGTTCACAAAAGCAAAGAAGTCCGCGTCGTAAGCGCCCTGGATGCTGATGAACGACGAAGTGTTGACCAGCGTCAGCAGCATGCCGAGGTAAAAGCGCGGCTGGACGGTCAGCGTACCCACGCAAATGAACGGGATGGCGAACGCCAGCACCAACATCGGGAAATCGTGCAGGTTCGGCAGAATCAGAAACAGATAAAGACTGGCGAACAGCACCGACATTCCGGTCCAGAAAAAGAACCGGTAGATCTGCGGCGCTGGATCGTCCATCGAGGCAAAGAAGCTGCACGCCACCGCTGCCAGAATCACCGCGCTGCCGCCGTCCGGCCAGCCAAGCAGAATCCACAGCGTCGAGGCGACGATGATTGCCAGAATCGTCGAGGCCACCGAATACAGCATCAGGCCACGGTCGATAAACGGCGTCAGACGACCGAGACGCCAGTGCCGGTAAACCGCGCGCCAACTGTCCTGACGCTCGCAGACAATCGCATCCTGCAGGCTGCGGCAGTCCTGCCACAGATCGATGAATTCGCCGAGGCGATAAATCGAGTTGGAGAACAGCAATTGCTTGCGATCTTCCAGCGCTTCAGCGCTTGGTTGCAGGGCTTCAAGCTGATCTTTCAAGGCTTGCCAGCGGTCGAGATTGGCATCCTTGTGCCCGAGCCATTCGCGGGTGGCGGTGAGCAGTGGCGCAAACTTTTCCACCAGCTCCGGCGTACGCCTTTCGAGAGCGTAGAGCGAATCTTCCAGGGCATCGATCACCGGCAACAGATGGATCATGCGCCCGCGCAGTTCTTTGGTGTTGCGCACGGTTTGCGGCCGCGAACCTTCGTGAGGCAACTGGCCGATCATGAGTTCAAGACTGTTGAAATTGGCGACCATGGCCATGCGCAGCGCGGTGACTTCTTCGGGCTGCACGTCGCGGCTGAGGAATTTCAGGCTGTAAGTTGTCGCGTCGGCGAACCATTTGCTCACGGCATCGTTGAATACCGGGGCCAGACGACGCGGCCAGAACATCGCACCCACCACAGCGGCCACGGCGATGCCGAGGAAAATCTCTTCGGTACGTGCTTCCGCCACGTCCCACACCGCCAGCGGATTATCCACTGTCGGCAAGGCGATCAGCGGCAAGGTGTAACCGGCGAGCATCAGCGCGTAGCTGTTGGCCGTGCGCAGGTGTAAGGAGAGAAACAGCAGAATCCCCGTCCACAGCGCAATCACCACCACCAGCACATAGGGGCTCTGCACAAACATCGGCACGAAAAAAACCGCTGCCGCTGCACCGAGAAAGGTGCCGATGGCGCGGTACAAGGCTTTGGAGCTGGTCGGCCCGAGGAACGGGCTGGAGACGATGTACACCGTGGCCATTGCCCAATACGGACGCGGCATTTGCATGAGCAAGGCGATGTACAGCGCGATCATCGACGCTGCAAAAGTACGAACCCCGTAGAACCAGTCCCGGGCTGGCGGAATGCCAGTGAAAAAACCGTTCAAGAATTGACCACCACTGGCGGATTGGCCGCCTCAAAAGCGCGCAGTACCCGAAGCGTAGCCTCCAGATCACTTTGATCGATGCCTTCGAGCACTTCGTGACGCAGACGCACCAGTTCGATTTCCACCGCTTGCACCAGCTCACGACCGGTGTCGGTCAGGCTCAGGCATTTGGCGCGGCGATCCTGCGCATCTTCGGTACGGCAGACGTACCCGGCATGACACAACTGATCGAGCAGACGCACCAGCGACGGACTCTCCATCCCGGCCGCCTGCGCCACCTGCACCTGTCGCACACCCTCGCCAAGCCTGCCGATCATCAACAGCGGCACGGCGCAGGCTTCGGAAATTCCATAGTTGACCAGCGTGGTCTGGCAGATCTTCCGCCAATGCCTGGCGGCCACCACCATGGCACTGCTGATGTTCATCTGGAGAGCGTCGAGGGTATCGGGCACGGGACAATGCACACTGTTAGTTTGCTAACTATCAATATCGCACTGGAGGGGAAATTCAGTCAAGTTTTGAAACAAATCTACCCGTTGGTCGTAAGCAGCGACTCAGAGTTCCTAAATGGGTACTAACGATGTATATACCTCGTTAGTACCGGAGCATTTCAAGGAATCAAAATGACAAAACAAGCTGTTTTTACAATGAAACTTGAGCCTGAACTGCGCGAGCAATTCATGGCTGAGGCAGAAGCCTCACATCGTCCCGCTTCGCAGATCATGCGAGAAATGATGCGTCAGTTTGTTCGGACTCAACAGGAAGCCCGAGAGTACGAAATCTTTTTACAACGCAAAGTCGACCTTGCACGAGAATCAATGTCTGCCGGTGACGGTATGTCTAACGAAGAAGTTGAAGCACAATTCGCCGTCAGGCGCAGGCAGGTAGAAAATCAAGGATGAGGATTATCTGGACGAAAAGGGCAGTACAGGACCGTGAAAATATTTGGGGCTACCTCCACGCAGCAAACCCAAGAGCAGCCCTCGAGATGGATCGCCGCTTCACTGAAGCGGTTTCCCGAATATCCCAAAACCCCAAAATTGGCCCCGTCGGAATAATTGCGGGCACTCGCGAACTAATACCCCACCCAAGTTATCGTCTTGTCTACCAACCGAATCACGATGTGATCTGGATACTGACACTGGTTCACACGGCGCGGACCTGGCCTTTTCCCACTTAGTAGCTAGCCCGCCCGCCCCTTCCGCAACAAAACATTCAACTGATCCACCACCTCCGCCCAATCGGCATCATCGAGAATCTCGTCACGCAAAAAATCCGCCTGGCTCTTCGTCCAGAAAAACGCGTCCGCCAAATGCAGCTCGGGTTTCAGCGGCGAATGGGTGGCGACGAATTGGTCGATGCTGACGGGGTCGTCTTTCAGGCCGAGTTGTTTGAACAGGGAGGGAAGGCTATGGGTTGGACTTTCCATTGCAGTGATCCTAGAAATTAGCGGTGTCAGGAAATTAATCGCGGGCAAGCCCGCTCCCGCAGGACTTTCAGGGAAACAAAAAATGTGTGTACACCTCAAAACCTGTGGGAGCGTGGATTGCCCGCGAAGGCGTCAGCACTGGCGCTGAAAAACCTAATGACTCAACTCCCGCACCTCGGCATGCGGCACCATTTTCAGGAATTCGGGCATGCTCATGTGCAGCAGGTTGTGATGATTGCCGGCCTCCAGATAGATGTCTTGCTGGCGGGTCAGCAGCGGGTCGATGACCATGTCCAGCCCGTAGGAATCTCCCAGCGGCGGCACCGCGCCGCGCTCGCAGTCGTCGAAGATGTGCGCCAGGTTGCTTTCGCGGGTGATCTGCCACTCGCCGCTGCTACGCACCTTGCTCAAGTCCAGATGCCGACTGGCCGGCAGCACGGCCATCAGGTAATGCCCGTGGTGGTCGTCGAGGATCACCGATTTCGCCACCCGTTCGGCCGGAACCCCGGAAACGCGGGCGGTTTCCAGACTGCTGGACGAGTGCGGATGGGCGAGGATGTCGTACTCGCAATGCGCCCGGGTCAGGCTACCTTGCACTTTTTTGGCCATACGCATGATGCACCTCGGTATTGCGCTTAACGTTTGTTCCTGTGTCTTTGAGTCTAGTTCGACAGGCTGCCGGCGAAGGGAAATCCGCTCACCGGACACATCCGCACATTGATCAAAATTCAT
Protein-coding sequences here:
- the pgaA gene encoding poly-beta-1,6 N-acetyl-D-glucosamine export porin PgaA; the encoded protein is MPRIDVPVLHRGLRPLFRVALCSQLLWPALAFADTPYDQMVRDARAGQTAPALNVLRQVPPGQSTTGQISDHLQIASWAGLDAEVVQVYETQGRDRVLPVQALTATARAYRNLKRWDQATQVYNKALALEPDNADLQLGLALTQADAGKPDEAVTRAKALVAAKPDDPSRRLALGYALTRDNKPYDALFEYDQAFKRAGTKPEVAREYVVALQKARLPEPALRLANQRPGLIDPVTLRRLEGDLAAERVRLAEYATRSEKERYVIADRALADYDKLLATWTPDATAHDDVIRWRIDRMGALKARARTADVITEYQKLQAEGVKIPTYALRWVAASYLDQRQPEIATDLYRQVLSAPDADVGDRLEDTTALYYSLLESDRADEARKVAEDLAKSQRPRIELKGLPIGNPNDEWMDAQQLAAQAGTYGSDLPHGEERLQTLVDQAPGNVGLRLAQADLYLARNWPRRAEMQLKETESMVPRDMGLEIGQAHTAMELQEWRQMDALTDDVVARYPDNRQVQRLAREREVHDMSELRVEAYGGKANGGGSGNAGAVSGSRDFGIQTTLYSPPIDEDWRVFAGAGYATGDFAEGTGNHRFQRVGLERRTRDMTLEAEVSNHSYGYGDKQGARLAIARDINDNWQYGGSLEYLSAETPLRALNSDIKANGGSGFIRWRANESREWKLSVSPSHFSDGNNRVEALLTGREGVYSAPNVQVDAGLEVGTSHNSKSDDVPYFNPKSDFSVMPLVNVNHVLYHRYETSWSQQFQAGAGTYSQRDHGTGGMALLGYGQRYAWNDVFEVGGLFSVINRPYDGDRETDLRLLVDLTFRF
- a CDS encoding YdgA family protein — encoded protein: MNKSAGVLLGIVVAIGAISAGGAWYTGTKIEGVLNNAVSNANKELQTAMAGSNGTASLELVSLERHTFTSTAHYRLKGEGEMFGDKPVELLFVDHIEHGPLPFSRLVSLKWLPVMATSNYELEKNPATEKWFAATKGAAPLKGVTSIGYDESTTSTLDLLPFETALDEQSSLKFSGLTMNISASAKAQKVKADGYMDNLKLVTVAEDQAPVQVELNGLTLASNLAKSSYGYYTGENTLVLTNSKTTFGTKQSVLGVKNFEMKNLTEENGSNASGRADYKIGEVSLNDKKIGSANLAVSLKNLDIPSTMSLMQIYQTKLQPYEKAAAEATAAGLPAPELNLTEAENAQVKADLQKLLAAGPQVALENLSFNTANGESKANLVIDLTKPQSMDLPPDQLGKQLIALLDLNIQVSKPMLVDLLSVQAQLDGQTDAKAIVDQSKEAADMFAGMAVGSQLAVVDGTNVVTKLHYAANQVEFNGQKMTVEQFVGFLMSKFAGVTQVQ
- a CDS encoding efflux transporter outer membrane subunit, yielding MNRALMIAGLGVMLSACQMVGPDYHVPEDAAVQRKDFQGELAVAGKPVVSAPVPADWWRLYKDPRLDQLVQQAMASNTDLRVAAANLQRARAQVDEAEAAGGWSAGVKMGAQRLQESGQAFLLPEKVPIANVGDIGISASYQFDLWGTLQRGIEGAKANADATQAAADTARITLVADVVRAYTQVCAANEEREIAQHSLDLQSQGTTLIQRLRDAGRGDETQVTRSQTQFKSLRADMPRYEAARQAGLFRLSMLLAKPVDQLPAGTATCAELPKIAQLVPVGDGAALLKRRPDIRQAERRLAAATAGIGVATGELYPDISIGATIGTVGIIDDLGDPSTNRWGFGPSLSWKVPTNGARARIREAEATTQGALAHFDGVVLNAIRETQTGLAQYTALLQRRDALADAEQSAKLAADQTHRFFQAGRESFLADLQATRTYTDVTAQLAAANTQVAMSQIDLFLALGGGWESGRTQASSASKP
- a CDS encoding HlyD family secretion protein encodes the protein MKKPFLTIGRVVLTLLIVTFAVVLVWRMVMYYMFAPWTRDGHIRADIIQIAPDVSGLIQQVEVKDNQLIKRGQVLFSIDQDRFKLALRQAKAAVADREETLAQAQREAKRNRGLGNLVPAEQLEESQSKVARAQSALAEALVTVDSAQLNLDRSVIRSPVDGYVNDRAPRPQEFVTAGRPVLSVVDSNSFHIDGYFEETKLDGIHVGQSVDIRVIGDKAKLRGHVESIVAGIEDRDRTSGSNLLPNVNPAFSWVRLAQRIPVRIAFDDVPEDFRMIAGRTATVSIIDDQPVDNRKQEPGQ
- a CDS encoding DUF1656 domain-containing protein, with translation MIGDLDISGIFLPTLLVLMGITYVLFLLVHAVLTRVHFYRLVWHRALFNVALYAVLLYGVDSLSRYLMT